CCCGGTACTAAAAATTCGATGCCGTTCGGCATTCTGTCATTCCCGCGCGTGGCTGCCGCGCGAGGAATCCCGGATCTCTTCCCGGATCTTTTTGCAGCGCCGGATTTCCGCGCGTATCAGTTGCACGCGCATTGCGTGCATTCGCCCGCGACGGTTCCCTTGAACACATTCACCGCCTGATTGCTCGCGACGTTGCTGTTGATGAGCGCGTGCGAGTTGTTGAACGCCGTGCCGTTCTGAAACCCCGGCCGCGCGAACTGCGTCGGCGGCGGAATGTATGGCGACGGCGCGCCGGAGTTCACATTGAAGCTGATGCACTGACCTGACGCCGCCTGCTTCGCCAATATGTAGCTCGGCGCAACCACTTGTCCGGCCCACTGCGTCCAGTATCCGGGCGCCGCGCAGGTGCATCGAAATGCCCGCGGCGTCGGCTGAACTGCGGCACGCGCGGCCGCCGCGCTGAAAGTCCCGGGCGCAGGCGCGAGCCGCGGCAACGCTCCGATCGTCGCAAATGAATTGGGCTGACCCGGAGCACCAGGTGGAGTCAGTGGCGCGGGACCCGGCTGTCCCGTTACTTGTGCCAGCACGCGAACGCCGAGACTTGACTCGCTGATCGCAAGCAGAAATATCGGTGACAGTATCAATAGTGCGATTGCCTTTCTGATTGCGCGCATGCGAACTCCGTCCATTCGAACCGAAACATCCGTCGTTCGCGCGGGCAAACGGCAGACATCGCTCTCGGCCTTGGATATAATCGCGACCCGACTGATGCCGCGCAAGCACTCCGCCGAAGATGCCGAGTCCACGCGCGGCGCTTCCCTGCAAATGCCGATGCGTTTTGCAGTTCCTGCGCAGACAGCGCCTCACCCTGGTTTCCGCGGTGAGAGGGACGAGGAGGTCCCCCCGAGATGTTGAGGAAGAAATCCTTTTTTCTGGCGCTCCTGATTTTACCCCTCCAGATTCTACCACTGTTGCTGATCGGAACGCGGTCCGGCATCGCGCAGGATTCGTCGCTCAAGGTGACCGGCGAGTTGCCCAAGACTCCGCTCCCGCCGCCGAATGTGACCGGCCCGATTCGCCGGCAGGCGATGCCCGTCGGTCCGCAGGAGCCGCCGCGCGTCAGCATTCCGCCCAGCGCCGCCAATGAGTTCGAGCATCATGATTCGTTCGTCAGCCTGCCGTCGATCTTCGCGAATCAATGGTCGCTGTCGAAGCAGGTCCCGCCGGAAACGCTGATCAGCGAGCGATACATGCGCTCGAGCGATCCAAATGTGCGCGGGCTCACGCTGAAGGAAGCGATCTATATCGCGCTCAAGAACAATCCCGGGCTTGCCGCGTCGGCCATGGATCCGGTCGCCTCCACCGAAACGATTCGCCAGGCCAACGGCACCTTCGATCCGAATCTCACCGCGCTCGGCGACATCACCAAGACCGTCGTGCCGGTAACTTCGGCCCTGCAGGCGGGCGGCGGGACGCATTTTGTACAGAAGTACTACGACTGGAATTTCGGCATCAACAAGGTCTCATCGCTGACCAACGGCACTTGGGGCGTCACCTTCAACAACACGCGCGCGCTCAACAATTCGATATTCGCAGGCGTCAATCCAGCCTACAACCCGAGCCTCACGCTGTCGCTGTCGCAGCCGCTCTTGCAAAACTTCGGCTGGAAGTTCGCGACCATCAATGTGCAGATCGCCGAATCGGGACAGAAGCAGGCGCAATGGAACTACGGACAGAACCTGCAGGACTTCGTCCAGAAGATTGGCGGTGAGTATTGGAACGTCGTGCTCGCCGAGGAAAATCTGCATGTCGCGCGCGCCGCGTTGCGCTTCAACCTCGACCTCGTGAAGAACAATTCCATCAGCGTGAAAGTCGGGACGCTGGCGCCGATCGATTTGCAGGAAGCGCA
This is a stretch of genomic DNA from Candidatus Binatus sp.. It encodes these proteins:
- a CDS encoding TolC family protein, whose amino-acid sequence is MLRKKSFFLALLILPLQILPLLLIGTRSGIAQDSSLKVTGELPKTPLPPPNVTGPIRRQAMPVGPQEPPRVSIPPSAANEFEHHDSFVSLPSIFANQWSLSKQVPPETLISERYMRSSDPNVRGLTLKEAIYIALKNNPGLAASAMDPVASTETIRQANGTFDPNLTALGDITKTVVPVTSALQAGGGTHFVQKYYDWNFGINKVSSLTNGTWGVTFNNTRALNNSIFAGVNPAYNPSLTLSLSQPLLQNFGWKFATINVQIAESGQKQAQWNYGQNLQDFVQKIGGEYWNVVLAEENLHVARAALRFNLDLVKNNSISVKVGTLAPIDLQEAQSASATAEANVYTAEANLKNARTQLRQDVMLNPYATFLPAEIEPITRPNPTEKITVDEERALELAVQYRPSLGAMREAIRNALLQVKYSENQVLPQLNLGTQFGLNSSAGTAPCLKPFGTPTAGAGNCTPTGFPADSGARLPFGGIYGDALNRLWGFSFYSYAAVLTFQMPLDNAVPRAALAQARVQYEQQRLLYRNALSQAVVDVQSSLANLYADQKRASATAQATYYARESLHDEEIRFKVGMATTHDLLQFQEEEVSAQGNQVQAEVDLENAKLALRHANGTLLQAFQVNWEVQNPHEVPWYAAF